A part of Antennarius striatus isolate MH-2024 chromosome 21, ASM4005453v1, whole genome shotgun sequence genomic DNA contains:
- the LOC137588329 gene encoding rho GTPase-activating protein 23-like isoform X4, which yields MLTLTGIAPAPSGHEWRFQCSVGVDCSDAEPRCIWLAVLRGISPRASPRPTPIPSPRRRGSRRIIHRHRVSWAKGWRDGMVASNENRRRPLSSGEVEGVSWHGPRTIFLQKNSQGFGFTLRHFIVYPPESSVHSLKDEENGNATGKGGQRSRLEPMDTIFVKSVKENGPAQQAGLCTGDRLVKVNGESILGKTYSQVITLIQNSENILELSIMPKDEDVLQLVSAYSQDAYLKGNEPYSGGAQNLPEPPPLCYLSTKPNSTAPPTHSPHSPLDNWQCRSVPNTSPLDNRPPAAASTPTPGWPGGAEDSGGLFSPPGWHRGRSSSAVNALDFHFANHNAAIASATLPPLRKSSTPASSRSHADAVCHQALSDWYYSQAQAAERMSPRHRSVSQDRLAELGLGLVLGPGRPCAPKTTTEHHRRETLHHHHHHHHQAAAASHDAFWLTGWSGAPGTGSALCSESLQAAYSEYEHNYGRSVETLAQASALIPPHYDQPSQAPKITKLNKPSEQKVSAGHQHQTTVSSPIAASFVAPPSGRQSGQQVAEPQTRRSKDDDLGGYRSYSPSFSHKAGHLLQQAHSFRESSYSPHLNWSPADGDGGVAPRPQSTPALPASEEERARLGEDREVISPFPLSQEVVLRQKHRTSGQALRHSRYTTPVASPEPPGATPTPGASSPIASRRANGSLAQHAFNSLSSIPFIGSIKGRRSSYLLAITTERSKSCDEGLNTFREEGRVFSKLPKRVRSFFIDGSLDSLRAQEEARSKRHSTSELGTITFSDIRKEGWLHYKQILTEKGKKVGGGMRPWKRVFSVLRSHSLFLYKDKREAVLHGAGAGPSQEENPPIIIRGCLIDIAYSETKRKHTLRLTTQDFCEYLLQAEDRDDMLAWIRVIRENSKTDNEEISFSRQALINKKLNDYRKHSLTGNKPDFSPRAHRMMPPFLLAKTDNTSVDRASRGDENKALWGINIMKKTKKPGSPKAFGVRLENCQPAVNHKFVPLIVEMCCGVVEASGLDYTGIYRVPGNNAMVSNLQEHLNKGMDINTAEERWQDLNVISSLLKSFFRKLPEPLFTDDKYNDFIDANRIEDAVDRLKTMKKLIHDLPDHYYHTLQFLVGHLKKVADNCDKNKMEARNLALVFGPTLVRTSEDNMIDMVTHMPDRYKIVETLILQHDWFFSNGEFDEENKAPEDKHDMQPVPNIDHLLSNIGRPGMPGEASDSTTSDSLKSKISSGSKKDPNAGDFLPLSIISAVTRKRKKCLSALLQDGSTDDDPEHEPVKASNYRGDEGGGGGEEERGEEEAVKGEHTIPKKEKRDEEENCGEKAEGKQPLEGDRDVKKDVGTDVSTKRKETTPPGHAPHLHPNRFLCSHRSIPTSYLRPPPACNPPHGLPRGRPPVPFWIRPTRPPNVYQASSFTQQPEWNQSAPTNRKTRGGRTRAVSMNLDYELGWGEDRVRGRRAERVEVIRVIERTPGQQRWDRGPQGSVVGSGSVQQIDPLPYVGQEAPPLPSGWVDHGSSGPAVVMRRSALGPCDKTRAWRRHTVIV from the exons ATGCTAACATTGACAGGCATTGCACCAGCTCCATCAGGTCATGAATGGAGGTTTCAGTGTTCTGTCGGGGTGGACTGTAGTGATGCAGAACCTCGCTGCATCTGGCTGGCAGTTTTAAGGGGTATTTCACCTCGCGCCTCACCACGGCCAACCCCCATCCCTTCACCAAGAAGACGGGGCTCACGGAGGATCATTCACCGCCATCGTGTCTCCTGG GCTAAAGGGTGGAGAGATGGCATGGTGGCATCCAATGAGAACAGGAGGCGGCCCCTGTCgtcaggtgaggtggagggcGTGTCCTGGCACGGCCCCCGGACAATATTCCTCCAGAAAAACTCGCAGGGATTCGGATTCACTCTGCGCCACTTCATCGTCTACCCGCCGGAGTCGTCCGTCCACAGCCTGAAG GATGAGGAAAACGGGAATGCAACGGGAAAAG GTGGTCAGAGGTCTCGGTTGGAGCCCATGGATACCATCTTTGTGAAGAGTGTCAAAGAAAATGGTCCTGCTCAACAAGCTGGTCTTTGTACAG GGGACCGGCTGGTGAAGGTCAATGGGGAGAGCATTCTGGGTAAAACCTACTCTCAAGTTATCACACTCATCCAAAACAG TGAAAATATTTTGGAGCTCTCTATTATGCCAAAAGACGAGGACGTGTTGCAGTTGGTAAGT GCTTACTCCCAGGATGCTTACCTGAAAGGTAATGAGCCATACTCGGGGGGGGCCCAGAACCTCCCGGAGCCGCCGCCTCTGTGTTACCTCTCCACCAAACCCAACTCCACCGCACCACCGACCCACAGCCCCCACAGCCCCCTGGACAACTGGCAGTGCCGATCTGTCCCCAACACCTCCCCGCTGGACAACCGgccccctgctgctgcttccaCACCCACCCCTGGCTGGCCCGGGGGTGCTGAGGACTCCGGCGGTCTCTTCTCCCCACCGGGGTGGCACCGCGGTCGTTCGTCTTCCGCCGTCAACGCGCTGGACTTCCACTTCGCGAACCACAACGCTGCCATCGCCTCCGCCACCCTGCCCCCGCTTCGGAAGAGCAGCACGCCGGCGTCGTCCCGCAGTCACGCCGACGCCGTGTGCCACCAGGCGCTGTCAGACTGGTACTACAGCCAGGCTCAGGCCGCCGAGCGCATGTCCCCCCGCCACCGCAGCGTATCTCAGGATCGCTTAGCGGAGCTGGGTTTGGGGTTGGTCCTGGGCCCCGGGCGTCCATGTGCCCCCAAAACCACTACGGAACACCATAGAAGAGAAACtctccaccaccatcatcatcatcatcatcaggcaGCTGCTGCTTCCCATGATGCCTTCTGGCTCACCGGCTGGAGCGGCGCTCCAGGAACAGGAAGCGCGTTGTGCTCGGAGAGCCTACAGGCGGCCTACAGCGAGTACGAGCACAACTACGGCCGATCCGTGGAAACATTGGCTCAGGCCTCTGCATTGATCCCCCCCCACTATGATCAACCTTCACAAGCCCCCAAAATCACAAAGTTGAACAAACCCAGTGAGCAGAAGGTCTCAGCAGGGCATCAGCACCAAACCACAGTGTCATCGCCCATCGCAGCTTCCTTTGTGGCGCCCCCCAGTGGCAGGCAGTCAGGCCAGCAGGTAGCTGAACCCCAAACCAGGAGAAGTAAAGACGACGACCTGGGGGGCTACAGAAGCTACAGCCCGTCCTTCTCCCACAAAGCTGgtcacctcctccagcaggcCCACTCCTTCAGAGAGTCCAGCTACAGCCCCCACCTCAACTGGAGCCCTGCAGACGGAGACGGGGGGGTGGCACCCAGACCTCAGTCGACCCCCGCCTTACCCGCGTCAGAGGAGGAGCGAGCCCGACTAGGGGAGGACAGGGAGGTCATCTCGCCGTTCCCCCTCAGCCAGGAGGTCGTACTCAGACAGAAGCACCGGACCTCCGGTCAGGCGCTCCGACATTCTCGCTACACGACGCCTGTGGCGTCTCCTGAGCCCCCCGGGGCCACACCCACACCGGGGGCCTCCTCCCCCATCGCCAGCCGCAGGGCCAACGGCAGCCTGGCACAGCACGCGTTCAACTCCCTCTCTTCTATCCCCTTCATAG GCAGTATTAAAGGTCGCCGCTCCTCTTACCTGCTGGCCATCACCACTGAGAGATCCAAGTCCTGCGACGAGGGTCTCAACACCTTCAGGGAGGAAGGCCGCGTCTTCTC CAAACTGCCAAAAAGGGTCCGGAGCTTTTTCATTGATGGG TCTCTGGACAGCCTGCGAGCCCAGGAGGAGGCGCGTTCCAAGCGCCATTCCACATCTGAACTGGGAACCATCACGTTCAGTGACATCCGTAAGGAAGGCTGGCTGCACTACAAACAGATCCTCACGGAGAAGGGAAAG AAAGTCGGCGGTGGCATGCGGCCGTGGAAGCGCGTCTTCTCCGTCCTCCGCTCCCATTCACTTTTCCTCTACAAAGACAAGCGAGAGGCCGTCCTTCACGGGGCGGGGGCGGGCCCCAGCCAGGAAGAAAATCCTCCGATTATCATCCGCGGCTGCCTGATCGACATTGCTTACAGCGAAACCAAACGCAAACACACCCTCAGGCTGACCACGCAGGACTTCTGCGAGTACCTGCTGCAGGCGGAGGACAGGGACGACATGCTGGCCTGGATCAGGGTCATCAGAGAGAACAGCAAGACCGACAACGAG GAGATCAGTTTCTCAAGACAAGCTCTCATCAACAAGAAGCTGAACGACTACAGGAAACACAG CCTGACAGGAAATAAGCCAGACTTCTCTCCTCGAGCCCATCGTATGATGCCTCCCTTCCTCCTGGCCAAGACCGACAACACGTCAGTGGACCGAGCCTCCAGAGGCG ATGAAAACAAGGCGCTGTGGGGCATCAACATCATGAAGAAGACCAAGAAGCCAGGCAGTCCAAAGGCGTTCGGCGTGCGACTGGAGAACTGTCAGCCTGCTGTCAACCATAAA TTCGTCCCTCTGATCGTGGAGATGTGCTGCGGCGTGGTGGAGGCTTCGGGTCTGGACTACACGGGGATCTACCGCGTGCCGGGGAACAACGCCATGGTGTCCAACCTGCAGGAGCATCTCAACAAGGGCATGGACATCAACACCGCTGAGGAG AGGTGGCAGGACCTGAACGTCATCAGCAGCCTCCTCAAGTCCTTCTTCCGAAAACTACCAGAGCCGCTGTTCACTGATG ACAAATACAATGACTTCATTGATGCCAACCGGATAGAAGACGCAGTCGACAGACTGAAGACCATGAAGAAACTG ATCCACGACCTTCCTGACCACTATTACCACACCCTTCAGTTTTTGGTGGGTCACCTCAAGAAGGTGGCAGACAACTGTGATAAGAATAAG ATGGAGGCCAGGAACCTGGCTCTGGTGTTCGGTCCCACTCTGGTGAGGACGTCAGAAGACAACATGATTGATATGGTCACACACATGCCTGACCGCTACAAAATAGTGGAAACACTCATCCTGCAG CATGACTGGTTCTTCAGTAatggagagtttgatgaggAGAACAAG gccCCAGAGGATAAACACGACATGCAGCCTGTGCCCAACATTGACCATCTGTTATCTAACATCGGCAGGCCGGGGATGCCAGGAGAAGCATCAG ATTCCACCACCAGCGATTCTCTTAAGTCTAAG ATTTCTTCAGGCTCCAAGAAAGACCCGAACGCCGGGGACTTCCTGCCCCTGTCCATCATCTCTGCCGTCACCCGCAAACGTAAGAAATGCCTCAGCGCCCTCCTGCAAGACGGCAGCACCGACGACGACCCCGAACACGAGCCGGTCAAAGCCAGTAACTACAGGGGAGacgagggagggggtggaggagaggaggagagaggggaggaagaagCAGTCAAGGGGGAACACACGAttcctaaaaaagaaaaaagagatgaagaggaaaattgTGGGGAGAAGGCGGAGGGTAAACAGCCACTAGAGGGCGATAGAGACGTGAAGAAGGATGTTGGAACAGATgtttcaacaaaaagaaaagagacgaCCCCACCGGGACACGCCCCACATCTTCATCCAAACCGTTTCCTCTGCTCACACCGTTCGATCCCCACCTCGTATTTACGACCCCCGCCTGCATGTAACCCCCCTCACGGTCTGCCCAGAGGACGCCCCCCAGTCCCTTTCTGGATTAGACCCACCAGGCCCCCGAACGTCTACCAGGCCTCCAGCTTTACCCAGCAGCCAGAGTGGAACCAATCAGCACCCACCAACCGGAAGACCAGAGGCGGGAGGACGAGGGCCGTGTCCATGAACCTGGACTACGAGCTGGGCTGGGGGGAGGACAGAGTCAGAGGACGGAGAGCAGAGAGGGTGGAGGTGATCAGGGTCATTGAGAGGACACCAGGTCAGCAGAGGTGGGATCGGGGTCCTCAGGGGTCCGTCGTGGGTTCCGGGTCAGTTCAACAGATAGATCCTCTACCCTATGTTGGTCAAGAGGCCCCCCCTCTGCCCTCGGGGTGGGTGGATCACGGCTCCTCAGGACCGGCAGTGGTGATGAGGAGATCTGCCCTGGGCCCTTGTGACAAGACTAGAGCCTGGCGCCGCCACACGGTCATCGTCTGA
- the LOC137588329 gene encoding rho GTPase-activating protein 23-like isoform X1 — translation MLTLTGIAPAPSGHEWRFQCSVGVDCSDAEPRCIWLAVLRGISPRASPRPTPIPSPRRRGSRRIIHRHRVSWAKGWRDGMVASNENRRRPLSSGEVEGVSWHGPRTIFLQKNSQGFGFTLRHFIVYPPESSVHSLKDEENGNATGKGGQRSRLEPMDTIFVKSVKENGPAQQAGLCTGDRLVKVNGESILGKTYSQVITLIQNSENILELSIMPKDEDVLQLVSAYSQDAYLKGNEPYSGGAQNLPEPPPLCYLSTKPNSTAPPTHSPHSPLDNWQCRSVPNTSPLDNRPPAAASTPTPGWPGGAEDSGGLFSPPGWHRGRSSSAVNALDFHFANHNAAIASATLPPLRKSSTPASSRSHADAVCHQALSDWYYSQAQAAERMSPRHRSVSQDRLAELGLGLVLGPGRPCAPKTTTEHHRRETLHHHHHHHHQAAAASHDAFWLTGWSGAPGTGSALCSESLQAAYSEYEHNYGRSVETLAQASALIPPHYDQPSQAPKITKLNKPSEQKVSAGHQHQTTVSSPIAASFVAPPSGRQSGQQVAEPQTRRSKDDDLGGYRSYSPSFSHKAGHLLQQAHSFRESSYSPHLNWSPADGDGGVAPRPQSTPALPASEEERARLGEDREVISPFPLSQEVVLRQKHRTSGQALRHSRYTTPVASPEPPGATPTPGASSPIASRRANGSLAQHAFNSLSSIPFIDEPTSPSIDLQACYVPACSVVSCSQASTMATLTSTCVSPTLSSVYPLVQLRSQDCRSIKGRRSSYLLAITTERSKSCDEGLNTFREEGRVFSKLPKRVRSFFIDGSLDSLRAQEEARSKRHSTSELGTITFSDIRKEGWLHYKQILTEKGKKVGGGMRPWKRVFSVLRSHSLFLYKDKREAVLHGAGAGPSQEENPPIIIRGCLIDIAYSETKRKHTLRLTTQDFCEYLLQAEDRDDMLAWIRVIRENSKTDNEEISFSRQALINKKLNDYRKHSLTGNKPDFSPRAHRMMPPFLLAKTDNTSVDRASRGDENKALWGINIMKKTKKPGSPKAFGVRLENCQPAVNHKFVPLIVEMCCGVVEASGLDYTGIYRVPGNNAMVSNLQEHLNKGMDINTAEERWQDLNVISSLLKSFFRKLPEPLFTDDKYNDFIDANRIEDAVDRLKTMKKLIHDLPDHYYHTLQFLVGHLKKVADNCDKNKMEARNLALVFGPTLVRTSEDNMIDMVTHMPDRYKIVETLILQHDWFFSNGEFDEENKAPEDKHDMQPVPNIDHLLSNIGRPGMPGEASDSTTSDSLKSKISSGSKKDPNAGDFLPLSIISAVTRKRKKCLSALLQDGSTDDDPEHEPVKASNYRGDEGGGGGEEERGEEEAVKGEHTIPKKEKRDEEENCGEKAEGKQPLEGDRDVKKDVGTDVSTKRKETTPPGHAPHLHPNRFLCSHRSIPTSYLRPPPACNPPHGLPRGRPPVPFWIRPTRPPNVYQASSFTQQPEWNQSAPTNRKTRGGRTRAVSMNLDYELGWGEDRVRGRRAERVEVIRVIERTPGQQRWDRGPQGSVVGSGSVQQIDPLPYVGQEAPPLPSGWVDHGSSGPAVVMRRSALGPCDKTRAWRRHTVIV, via the exons ATGCTAACATTGACAGGCATTGCACCAGCTCCATCAGGTCATGAATGGAGGTTTCAGTGTTCTGTCGGGGTGGACTGTAGTGATGCAGAACCTCGCTGCATCTGGCTGGCAGTTTTAAGGGGTATTTCACCTCGCGCCTCACCACGGCCAACCCCCATCCCTTCACCAAGAAGACGGGGCTCACGGAGGATCATTCACCGCCATCGTGTCTCCTGG GCTAAAGGGTGGAGAGATGGCATGGTGGCATCCAATGAGAACAGGAGGCGGCCCCTGTCgtcaggtgaggtggagggcGTGTCCTGGCACGGCCCCCGGACAATATTCCTCCAGAAAAACTCGCAGGGATTCGGATTCACTCTGCGCCACTTCATCGTCTACCCGCCGGAGTCGTCCGTCCACAGCCTGAAG GATGAGGAAAACGGGAATGCAACGGGAAAAG GTGGTCAGAGGTCTCGGTTGGAGCCCATGGATACCATCTTTGTGAAGAGTGTCAAAGAAAATGGTCCTGCTCAACAAGCTGGTCTTTGTACAG GGGACCGGCTGGTGAAGGTCAATGGGGAGAGCATTCTGGGTAAAACCTACTCTCAAGTTATCACACTCATCCAAAACAG TGAAAATATTTTGGAGCTCTCTATTATGCCAAAAGACGAGGACGTGTTGCAGTTGGTAAGT GCTTACTCCCAGGATGCTTACCTGAAAGGTAATGAGCCATACTCGGGGGGGGCCCAGAACCTCCCGGAGCCGCCGCCTCTGTGTTACCTCTCCACCAAACCCAACTCCACCGCACCACCGACCCACAGCCCCCACAGCCCCCTGGACAACTGGCAGTGCCGATCTGTCCCCAACACCTCCCCGCTGGACAACCGgccccctgctgctgcttccaCACCCACCCCTGGCTGGCCCGGGGGTGCTGAGGACTCCGGCGGTCTCTTCTCCCCACCGGGGTGGCACCGCGGTCGTTCGTCTTCCGCCGTCAACGCGCTGGACTTCCACTTCGCGAACCACAACGCTGCCATCGCCTCCGCCACCCTGCCCCCGCTTCGGAAGAGCAGCACGCCGGCGTCGTCCCGCAGTCACGCCGACGCCGTGTGCCACCAGGCGCTGTCAGACTGGTACTACAGCCAGGCTCAGGCCGCCGAGCGCATGTCCCCCCGCCACCGCAGCGTATCTCAGGATCGCTTAGCGGAGCTGGGTTTGGGGTTGGTCCTGGGCCCCGGGCGTCCATGTGCCCCCAAAACCACTACGGAACACCATAGAAGAGAAACtctccaccaccatcatcatcatcatcatcaggcaGCTGCTGCTTCCCATGATGCCTTCTGGCTCACCGGCTGGAGCGGCGCTCCAGGAACAGGAAGCGCGTTGTGCTCGGAGAGCCTACAGGCGGCCTACAGCGAGTACGAGCACAACTACGGCCGATCCGTGGAAACATTGGCTCAGGCCTCTGCATTGATCCCCCCCCACTATGATCAACCTTCACAAGCCCCCAAAATCACAAAGTTGAACAAACCCAGTGAGCAGAAGGTCTCAGCAGGGCATCAGCACCAAACCACAGTGTCATCGCCCATCGCAGCTTCCTTTGTGGCGCCCCCCAGTGGCAGGCAGTCAGGCCAGCAGGTAGCTGAACCCCAAACCAGGAGAAGTAAAGACGACGACCTGGGGGGCTACAGAAGCTACAGCCCGTCCTTCTCCCACAAAGCTGgtcacctcctccagcaggcCCACTCCTTCAGAGAGTCCAGCTACAGCCCCCACCTCAACTGGAGCCCTGCAGACGGAGACGGGGGGGTGGCACCCAGACCTCAGTCGACCCCCGCCTTACCCGCGTCAGAGGAGGAGCGAGCCCGACTAGGGGAGGACAGGGAGGTCATCTCGCCGTTCCCCCTCAGCCAGGAGGTCGTACTCAGACAGAAGCACCGGACCTCCGGTCAGGCGCTCCGACATTCTCGCTACACGACGCCTGTGGCGTCTCCTGAGCCCCCCGGGGCCACACCCACACCGGGGGCCTCCTCCCCCATCGCCAGCCGCAGGGCCAACGGCAGCCTGGCACAGCACGCGTTCAACTCCCTCTCTTCTATCCCCTTCATAG ATGAACCCACCAGTCCTAGTATTGACCTGCAGGCCTGCTATGTACCGGCCTGTTCTGTGGTGTCCTGTTCCCAGGCCTCCACTATGGCCACCCTCACCTCCACATGTGTCTCCCCCACCCTGTCCTCCGTCTACCCCCTTGTCCAACTCCGTTCTCAGGACTGCC GCAGTATTAAAGGTCGCCGCTCCTCTTACCTGCTGGCCATCACCACTGAGAGATCCAAGTCCTGCGACGAGGGTCTCAACACCTTCAGGGAGGAAGGCCGCGTCTTCTC CAAACTGCCAAAAAGGGTCCGGAGCTTTTTCATTGATGGG TCTCTGGACAGCCTGCGAGCCCAGGAGGAGGCGCGTTCCAAGCGCCATTCCACATCTGAACTGGGAACCATCACGTTCAGTGACATCCGTAAGGAAGGCTGGCTGCACTACAAACAGATCCTCACGGAGAAGGGAAAG AAAGTCGGCGGTGGCATGCGGCCGTGGAAGCGCGTCTTCTCCGTCCTCCGCTCCCATTCACTTTTCCTCTACAAAGACAAGCGAGAGGCCGTCCTTCACGGGGCGGGGGCGGGCCCCAGCCAGGAAGAAAATCCTCCGATTATCATCCGCGGCTGCCTGATCGACATTGCTTACAGCGAAACCAAACGCAAACACACCCTCAGGCTGACCACGCAGGACTTCTGCGAGTACCTGCTGCAGGCGGAGGACAGGGACGACATGCTGGCCTGGATCAGGGTCATCAGAGAGAACAGCAAGACCGACAACGAG GAGATCAGTTTCTCAAGACAAGCTCTCATCAACAAGAAGCTGAACGACTACAGGAAACACAG CCTGACAGGAAATAAGCCAGACTTCTCTCCTCGAGCCCATCGTATGATGCCTCCCTTCCTCCTGGCCAAGACCGACAACACGTCAGTGGACCGAGCCTCCAGAGGCG ATGAAAACAAGGCGCTGTGGGGCATCAACATCATGAAGAAGACCAAGAAGCCAGGCAGTCCAAAGGCGTTCGGCGTGCGACTGGAGAACTGTCAGCCTGCTGTCAACCATAAA TTCGTCCCTCTGATCGTGGAGATGTGCTGCGGCGTGGTGGAGGCTTCGGGTCTGGACTACACGGGGATCTACCGCGTGCCGGGGAACAACGCCATGGTGTCCAACCTGCAGGAGCATCTCAACAAGGGCATGGACATCAACACCGCTGAGGAG AGGTGGCAGGACCTGAACGTCATCAGCAGCCTCCTCAAGTCCTTCTTCCGAAAACTACCAGAGCCGCTGTTCACTGATG ACAAATACAATGACTTCATTGATGCCAACCGGATAGAAGACGCAGTCGACAGACTGAAGACCATGAAGAAACTG ATCCACGACCTTCCTGACCACTATTACCACACCCTTCAGTTTTTGGTGGGTCACCTCAAGAAGGTGGCAGACAACTGTGATAAGAATAAG ATGGAGGCCAGGAACCTGGCTCTGGTGTTCGGTCCCACTCTGGTGAGGACGTCAGAAGACAACATGATTGATATGGTCACACACATGCCTGACCGCTACAAAATAGTGGAAACACTCATCCTGCAG CATGACTGGTTCTTCAGTAatggagagtttgatgaggAGAACAAG gccCCAGAGGATAAACACGACATGCAGCCTGTGCCCAACATTGACCATCTGTTATCTAACATCGGCAGGCCGGGGATGCCAGGAGAAGCATCAG ATTCCACCACCAGCGATTCTCTTAAGTCTAAG ATTTCTTCAGGCTCCAAGAAAGACCCGAACGCCGGGGACTTCCTGCCCCTGTCCATCATCTCTGCCGTCACCCGCAAACGTAAGAAATGCCTCAGCGCCCTCCTGCAAGACGGCAGCACCGACGACGACCCCGAACACGAGCCGGTCAAAGCCAGTAACTACAGGGGAGacgagggagggggtggaggagaggaggagagaggggaggaagaagCAGTCAAGGGGGAACACACGAttcctaaaaaagaaaaaagagatgaagaggaaaattgTGGGGAGAAGGCGGAGGGTAAACAGCCACTAGAGGGCGATAGAGACGTGAAGAAGGATGTTGGAACAGATgtttcaacaaaaagaaaagagacgaCCCCACCGGGACACGCCCCACATCTTCATCCAAACCGTTTCCTCTGCTCACACCGTTCGATCCCCACCTCGTATTTACGACCCCCGCCTGCATGTAACCCCCCTCACGGTCTGCCCAGAGGACGCCCCCCAGTCCCTTTCTGGATTAGACCCACCAGGCCCCCGAACGTCTACCAGGCCTCCAGCTTTACCCAGCAGCCAGAGTGGAACCAATCAGCACCCACCAACCGGAAGACCAGAGGCGGGAGGACGAGGGCCGTGTCCATGAACCTGGACTACGAGCTGGGCTGGGGGGAGGACAGAGTCAGAGGACGGAGAGCAGAGAGGGTGGAGGTGATCAGGGTCATTGAGAGGACACCAGGTCAGCAGAGGTGGGATCGGGGTCCTCAGGGGTCCGTCGTGGGTTCCGGGTCAGTTCAACAGATAGATCCTCTACCCTATGTTGGTCAAGAGGCCCCCCCTCTGCCCTCGGGGTGGGTGGATCACGGCTCCTCAGGACCGGCAGTGGTGATGAGGAGATCTGCCCTGGGCCCTTGTGACAAGACTAGAGCCTGGCGCCGCCACACGGTCATCGTCTGA